The following is a genomic window from Gallus gallus isolate bGalGal1 chromosome 14, bGalGal1.mat.broiler.GRCg7b, whole genome shotgun sequence.
ACTCATGAACTTCTCTTGGTGTGAATGATTGCTCCtggattcatttttctttctgctgcctttgttaCTCATTAAATTTTACAGCTGTTGCTGTGTTGGACCTCCTTTCTTCATTCTTGCTTGCTCTTCTTTTCCAAGGTGGCTGTGACAGCACCATTAAGATCTGGGATATGATCAAGCAGTATTGCACACACAACCTGAAAGGATCTTCAGGAGTTGTACAGTAAGGATAAGCCCTGTTTTTCAGTTGCTTAATGTGATGCCTTGATGCTGGGATTGATGTGAATTGTCAGTTATTGTCAATTATTTGTGTAGAACgcatttctatttaaatattgGTCTAATGCAAAGTAGGTGCCAGGCAGCTTATTCCTACTCCATTCAAGTGtatctcttctccagccttgtTGAGTTCCATCCTGATATCTCCCGTCTGCAACTCTTCTCCTCTTCAATGGACTACAAAATCCGAATTTGGGATCTGAATTCCAGCAAGTGCGTGGCTGTGCTGGATGGCCACTTCAGTGCTGTCACCTCCCTGGCATTCACTGCAGATGGAAACACTCTCATTAGGTAAAAAAATGCAGGGGATTGGCTTTTTCATTAACCCTGGCTCTTGGTAGTGATTGGGTACCTGAGCGAGGTTTGGGTGGGGTAGTTTGTCCTGTGGGGGTAAGAACTGCTAGAAGTATTCAGTCTCAGCTTGACAATGTATTGTGGACTTCTTCAGAGGGATGCTGAACCTCCCACAACTCCAGATTTGAATTCAGAGATTGAGTTGTATGGTTTTCAATGCTGCAACTGCTTCTTTATCTTGTAGTTCTGGCCGTGATAAAATCTGCATGGTGTGGAACCTGAAAACCAGAGAAAGTATACGAACCATTCCTATCTATGAGGTGAAGTTGCACTTTTATTCCTTTGAGATCCTTTGTAGGTCACAGTTGTCTTTGTAGGTTCACGTATATAATGTGTGGGTTCCTACATGTACGTAAATAAAATGCGGGTTTTTATATATTGTGATGTCAGACTACTCTGTCTGTACTTTCCAAAGCCCTTAAAACTCTGCCTGAAGCTGTTTGTTATCTCTGTACTTGCTTTGTGTAGTTGTGCATGGGCAATCTGTAGAAATATATGTCACCACTGCCCCacttctggagaagaaagaaggagcagTTGCTAGAAAACTTTGTTATCACTTTGTATCTGCTAGCCTTTCCTAGACACCTGTGTAGTCTGGGGCAGTGAGGCATGGTTTGTATGCTTTTTGGCACTGATGTGCTGTTAACACAGCTGCTTGCTTCAATGGGACTCTGACCCTTTGTGCTAAGCTGGTGTTTGGCCAACTCCCTTGTAGAGCGTGGAAGCTGCCGTCTTGCTGCCTGAACAAGGAGATTTCTCTCAGCTGGGTGTGAAGAAACAAGGGCTGCACTTTCTCACGGCTGGCAGCAAAGGTGAGCGTCCTGTCACGTTGCTGCTGGAGTTAGGGGCTGAGGAAGGACTGTGCTTAAGGTGCTACATTGCTGTTATTCCTGGGATGTGTGGTTTGTGTGGCGGAAGCGTTGGGCTGAACTCTTGGGGGATGGAAAGCAAAGCCTTCTCCTGATTTCCTCCAATGCCAGCAGATGAGGAAGACTTAATCAGGCCTTAAAGCTGTGTGACTTCTTCCAGTGCACAGTGCCAAGGTTTGTTTTATATTCCTTGAACAATCACTGTCTAAAACAGTGGCTCTGACATAACTTATGTTATTCACTAGGGGTCCTGAAAGTCTGGGAAGTTGCTACAGCAGCTTGTGTGTACAGCCAGCCTGTGCCCTTTGAGCCCGTGGAGTCAGAGGAGGAGGCCAGCGAGCACAGCCTGACCCACTGCATGCTTGTGCCTGAGAGAAATGAGATAGTTACGGTGTCTGTGGAGCACAACATTGTTTTCTATGATGCTCAAACTCTTCAGCTCAGGAAGCAGGTAACAACCCTCagcctctcttttcctcttttatcagtattttaggctcagctctgcttctaATGAAAGCTTTATTCTTGAAATAACAAGCTTTATTGCTGAAAGTTTGTTCCTGAACTGTTCCTTGGTTACAAGCCAGAAAGCCAGTTTCACTCTTGGAGTTGGAGGGATATTGCACAAATAAAGCCAAAGGGAAGGCAGAATAGGCCCAGACAGAAATCCCTTCTGTATTCCAGCTTATGTCTAATGAGATCTTTGCATGCAGAATTAAGTGAAAGATAACGCAGCCTTGCTGAGTATGGTACCATTTGGTGCTTTTCTCTGTTAAACTTTTTCTGTTCTGCCATCCTCAGCTTGCAGGTTACAATGATGAGGTTCTGGATGTGAAGTTCCTTGGGCCTGGTGATTCTCACATTGTTGTGGCTACCAACAGCCCTCAGCTGAAAGTGTTTGAACTGTCAACATCCCACTGCCAGATCCTCTATGGCCacacaggtgtgtgtgtgtgtggtcaGCTCTGATGTGGGTGGGTGAAAGATGTCAAAGTATTTCTTTATCCCACTTCTCACAACTCTTATGTGGGGACTGGAGTCATCGGGCTCTGCCTGGAGCAGCATCACGACTTATTTTGATggtttggttgtgtttttgttggCATTTTGTGGGGAAGGTATTTATCTGTGCGTTCCTGATTTTGCAAATGCTGCTTTATCTTTATCCAGATCTGTCAGTTCAGTCCCTCTCAATAACTGACATCAGTTTAATTTGGAGTTGAGGATGTAGGTATGGGAGGGCTTGCTCTGAATGCTGCTTTGTGGCTGCAGTGACAGACCTGCACCAATGCCATGAGCAACCTGTCACTTTGTAAGGAGTGCAGATATGTTCCTGAGTCTCTCAAACCCGGCCCTAATCATTGAGCTTTGGACTCCATACTAATTAATACATTTCTGTTGTCTGATTTCAGTATTCCTTTGCATccagctgttttttcttcctctgtttagAAACAATTCTTGCTTTGGATGTCTTCAGGAAAGGCCTGATGTTTGTAAGCTGTGCTAAGGTGCGTAGGCATTCTTCATTGAATGAAACTCTTCGTTGCTAGTGATCTTTATGGATAGAGTTGTTATATTCCTGTGTGGCAGAAAGGGCTTCTGTTGAGATGGCATTTACGACTGCTACATCTCTAAAATACAAGAGTCTTCCATTATTCCTTTCAAATGTTGCTCCCTTGCTCTGATGAATGCAGGCAAAGATACAGGCTTAAAAGCCATTGAATAGCCAGGCTTATGGATGTAGTAGATGTGCAGAGGGCTGATCACTTGTCTGTTCTTTCCCATTACAGGACAAAAGCATTCGAGTGTGGCGGATGAATAAAGATGGAAGGGTGGTGTGTGTGGCCCAAGGATTGGGTCATGCTCATGGGGTAGGCGCTGTCTCTTGCTCAAGGTAATGAAAGTCAAACAAAGTTTTACCTTTGCAAGCATGAGTCATGGCTGCTTTGCTGGTCCTCGGTGAATGTTTTGGTGAATGTCTGCTTCTGAATAATATTGTTTGTAATGTTTGAGTTTAGCTTGTCATGGTGCTCTGAGTTGAAGGAAGAATGTCGTTTTCTTTCTTGGATGCACATTTGCCCATCAGCTGTGAAGCTTGCATTTCTTTGTCAGTCTACCTTCCATTTGGCTTAAAGAACAGCAGCTGTTTAATTTGCTAGATGAAGCTCAAGTAATATGGAGGAAATGACTGGGGAATGGAGGGAGTGTGCCTATGAAGGTGCTTGCTTTAATAGCATATCTGTTTATcagctcttctcctttctttgtgcTTCCTAACAGTCTGGAATTCCAGCTTGTTCAAAAGTTGCCATATGCCTTAGTGTGTAAATGAGGAAAGCTAGCAGTGCTCTGGGCTAATGGCTGAATAGATGGAGGTTATCCCAGGGACTTAAGTAAAAGGAAAGACAACTCGAAAAAAGCCCTCACGCTCTGTTTAATGTCACAGCAGAGCGACTGTGTAGATTCCAGTTGGGGAGAGGGCCTTTTCTCAGTGTAGTGGAAAccactgttttgctttcttatacttcacatgtttttttccccctttcagGTTGAAAGAGAGCTTTGTAGTGACCAGCAGCCAGGACTGCACAATAAAAGTGTGGAATATCCCAGAATCTCTCACTTCCAAAGCAAAAGCAGCCTTGATCTCCGGTCCAGAAACCCTTCATGCACAAATGACTGAGAGAGGTCATGACAAGGTAAAGTTCCACCTGATGTGAGAGCGTATTTTTAGTCCTTAAGTGCTCTCCTGTTTTATACCCTGCAATTCATAGCTCTttgacagcaaaagcaaagactTGTACTGCTTTgctctctctgtttctgtgaCTTTACTAGGACATAAACAGTGTGGCAGTGTCTCCAAATGACAAGCTCATTGCCACGGGCTCGCAGGATCGGCTGGCCAAGCTGTGGTCCTGTCCTGATTGCTCTTTGCTGGGTGTCTTCACTGGACATAAGCGTGGAATCTGGTGTGTGCAGTTCTCTCCCGTGGATCAGATTTTAGCCACCTCTTCAGCAGATGGAACCCTAAAGCTTTGGGGTCTTCAGGACTTCAGTTGTTTGAAGGTAACAAcagctcagactgccccttGCTCAAGGCAACTCTCACATGCTACAgagattgattgattgatttttgaATTTACCTATCTGGGCTTTGGTAGTAAATATTATTCCCTTGAAAGAGGATCTTCTTTGAAAACCTGGCAACAGCTCGAATACTTTGGagtttcttccttgttttccaGACCTTTGAAGGTCACGATGCCTCTGTACTGAAGATCATTTTTGTAAGCCGAGGAACACAGCTGCTCAGTGGGTAAGTGCCTAACAAGAAGCCAGAATGAATCAGAAAACACAGCCGGTATGACCAGCAAGATTGTGCAGTGGATTTAGTTTTAGAAAGACTGGTAGGAAGGTGCCATGTTTAGGCCATGAGACAGAGACGTGGCTTGTTTTCCTCTCCAGTTACACCGTGGTTTCCAGTTAGCTCTACTGACATTGCTGGGTTAGTGACATACACCACAGGGCAGAGCTAAGGATGCATTTCACCCTACTGCTTTTGGTGAGGCGTGAGCGGCCAGGGCTAAACTTTTAGTGTTAGCTGCAGAGGGTTTGTTCTCCAGCTAGAAGCAGGAAAGAATGCAGTTTATCTCCTGAATTGCCCTTCCTTGTAACAGACCAGAAATGCCAACAGGGCATATGAAGAAGCATAGGTAAGCGGGCATTCCAGGATGGAATCACCTGAGGGGATGCTAGTACTACCAGGAGCAAGTTGAAATTCTTTAGATATCTCCAGGTGTTTGGTTAATTCTGCTCATATTTGATAGGTATTGGGATGAGTTTATTCAATATTTTGGGTGGGGTAGAGCAAGAATGGGTCTGTCCAGTGATTCTCTGagtttgtgtttttgtgttggtttttttcccctgttccAAAAGTGGTTCTGATGGTCTCTTAAAACTCTGGACAATTAAAACGAATGAGTGTGTAAAAACATTAGATGGCCATGAAGATAAAATTTGGGGTCTTCACACCAACAAGCAGGACGACATGGTTGTGACAGCATCCAGCGACTCCTCCATCACACTGTGGAAGGTACAGTGCAGGGTCTTTCTGGCTCTTCTCTGGGTTCGTGATCAGAATGCATTTGCAGCATTCAGTATCTCAGTGATTTGTTCCTCACCGTTCCAGCATGATACGTGCTGTCCTCATTTTATGCACCTTGCAATTACATCAGTGAGGTGTATCTGGGATATTTTTTATTCGGTCtggtttgggttgttttggCCACACTGAATTGCTGCAGAACATTATTTTCTGATCACTTAGTGACTCTTTCATCTGAATTCAAGCAAGGTTTGACAAAGTTATGTCCTGGTTTTATAGGATGTCACTGAAATTGAACAGGAAGAGGCACAAGCTAAACGGGAGGAGCAGATTATGAAGTAAGTTGATTCTGGGTAGCAGTGGGCCATGAAAGGTGCATTATGTCTGGTTAAACTCTCCACACTTAGAGCCATCCAACTCCCCTTAATTCGAAGGCTGTCCTGTAGAGATTTAGATGCTGCCACAGCACCAGTAGGCTTTTCTGCTTCGTAGAAGTTTAATTCCTTTAAATCCTTGCTATAATATTGTTAGCTTGCTAATGGCTTGgtttcctgtttatatgctacTAAGATAAGTCATGTGAAACCATGAAACCTCCTTTCATTTTGTCCCGCTTCAGCCAGCATTGAGTAAT
Proteins encoded in this region:
- the TBL3 gene encoding transducin beta-like protein 3 isoform X1, which encodes MAATAAGSVVRFKSNYAVSRRIEPFYKGGRVQVSRDGKFMFCPCGTKLNVIDVETGSLLHSLEQDDQEDITSFVLSPDDEVLVTGSRALLLKQWNWRENRCVRTWKAVHIAPVATMVFDSTSTLLATGGCDSTIKIWDMIKQYCTHNLKGSSGVVHLVEFHPDISRLQLFSSSMDYKIRIWDLNSSKCVAVLDGHFSAVTSLAFTADGNTLISSGRDKICMVWNLKTRESIRTIPIYESVEAAVLLPEQGDFSQLGVKKQGLHFLTAGSKGVLKVWEVATAACVYSQPVPFEPVESEEEASEHSLTHCMLVPERNEIVTVSVEHNIVFYDAQTLQLRKQLAGYNDEVLDVKFLGPGDSHIVVATNSPQLKVFELSTSHCQILYGHTETILALDVFRKGLMFVSCAKDKSIRVWRMNKDGRVVCVAQGLGHAHGVGAVSCSRLKESFVVTSSQDCTIKVWNIPESLTSKAKAALISGPETLHAQMTERGHDKDINSVAVSPNDKLIATGSQDRLAKLWSCPDCSLLGVFTGHKRGIWCVQFSPVDQILATSSADGTLKLWGLQDFSCLKTFEGHDASVLKIIFVSRGTQLLSGGSDGLLKLWTIKTNECVKTLDGHEDKIWGLHTNKQDDMVVTASSDSSITLWKDVTEIEQEEAQAKREEQIMKEQELSNLLHEKRYLKALGLAISLDRPHTVLTVIKAILKESDGRKRLEENIARLRKDQKGGVNILGDMEYELSKLPRGSSCH
- the TBL3 gene encoding transducin beta-like protein 3 isoform 2 (isoform 2 is encoded by transcript variant 2), whose protein sequence is MAATAAGSVVRFKSNYAVSRRIEPFYKGGRVQVSRDGKFMFCPCGTKLNVIDVETGSLLHSLEQDDQEDITSFVLSPDDEVLVTGSRALLLKQWNWRENRCVRTWKAVHIAPVATMVFDSTSTLLATGGCDSTIKIWDMIKQYCTHNLKGSSGVVHLVEFHPDISRLQLFSSSMDYKIRIWDLNSSKCVAVLDGHFSAVTSLAFTADGNTLISSGRDKICMVWNLKTRESIRTIPIYESVEAAVLLPEQGDFSQLGVKKQGLHFLTAGSKGVLKVWEVATAACVYSQPVPFEPVESEEEASEHSLTHCMLVPERNEIVTVSVEHNIVFYDAQTLQLRKQLAGYNDEVLDVKFLGPGDSHIVVATNSPQLKVFELSTSHCQILYGHTETILALDVFRKGLMFVSCAKDKSIRVWRMNKDGRVVCVAQGLGHAHGVGAVSCSRLKESFVVTSSQDCTIKVWNIPESLTSKAKAALISGPETLHAQMTERGHDKDINSVAVSPNDKLIATGSQDRLAKLWSCPDCSLLGVFTGHKRGIWCVQFSPVDQILATSSADGTLKLWGLQDFSCLKTFEGHDASVLKIIFVSRGTQLLSGGSDGLLKLWTIKTNECVKTLDGHEDKIWGLHTNKQDDMVVTASSDSSITLWKDVTEIEQEEAQAKREEQIMKEQELSNLLHEKRYLKALGLAISLDRPHTVLTVIKAILKESDGRKRLEENIARLRKDQKERHFQRLSRLLQASMFIDFMWQNMKLSDVSQQEDMIL
- the TBL3 gene encoding transducin beta-like protein 3 isoform 1 (isoform 1 is encoded by transcript variant 1); translated protein: MAATAAGSVVRFKSNYAVSRRIEPFYKGGRVQVSRDGKFMFCPCGTKLNVIDVETGSLLHSLEQDDQEDITSFVLSPDDEVLVTGSRALLLKQWNWRENRCVRTWKAVHIAPVATMVFDSTSTLLATGGCDSTIKIWDMIKQYCTHNLKGSSGVVHLVEFHPDISRLQLFSSSMDYKIRIWDLNSSKCVAVLDGHFSAVTSLAFTADGNTLISSGRDKICMVWNLKTRESIRTIPIYESVEAAVLLPEQGDFSQLGVKKQGLHFLTAGSKGVLKVWEVATAACVYSQPVPFEPVESEEEASEHSLTHCMLVPERNEIVTVSVEHNIVFYDAQTLQLRKQLAGYNDEVLDVKFLGPGDSHIVVATNSPQLKVFELSTSHCQILYGHTETILALDVFRKGLMFVSCAKDKSIRVWRMNKDGRVVCVAQGLGHAHGVGAVSCSRLKESFVVTSSQDCTIKVWNIPESLTSKAKAALISGPETLHAQMTERGHDKDINSVAVSPNDKLIATGSQDRLAKLWSCPDCSLLGVFTGHKRGIWCVQFSPVDQILATSSADGTLKLWGLQDFSCLKTFEGHDASVLKIIFVSRGTQLLSGGSDGLLKLWTIKTNECVKTLDGHEDKIWGLHTNKQDDMVVTASSDSSITLWKDVTEIEQEEAQAKREEQIMKEQELSNLLHEKRYLKALGLAISLDRPHTVLTVIKAILKESDGRKRLEENIARLRKDQKEAVLTFLVTWNTNSRNCHEAQAVIETLLKHEAPDNLLQYSGIKSAVESLLPYTERHFQRLSRLLQASMFIDFMWQNMKLSDVSQQEDMIL